Proteins co-encoded in one Novosphingobium sp. PP1Y genomic window:
- a CDS encoding response regulator, with translation MSVSDQIATNLPYLRRYARALTGSQQSGDTYVRATLEAALADNALRDEIAASRAALYGAFTRIWSTGHVEQQGLVGAGERHEQAAQTRLARIAPTHRQALLLTTVEDFSRDDTASILGVSPVDVDVLVDQAIAEIDAESATEVLIIEDEPLISMQLEGLVSELGHKVVGTAATHSQAVEIFERHPAGLVLADIQLADGSSGIDAVEDLLKFADVPVIFITAYPERLLTGERPEPTYLVTKPFQEATVRAAISQALFFGSSKPLA, from the coding sequence ATGTCCGTCTCAGACCAGATTGCCACCAACCTTCCCTACTTGCGCCGCTACGCGCGTGCGCTGACCGGGTCGCAGCAGTCGGGCGACACTTACGTACGCGCGACGCTGGAAGCCGCTCTGGCCGACAACGCCCTGCGCGACGAAATCGCGGCAAGCCGTGCTGCCCTCTATGGCGCATTCACCCGCATCTGGTCGACCGGCCACGTCGAGCAGCAAGGCCTGGTCGGCGCGGGCGAACGCCATGAGCAGGCGGCCCAGACCCGTCTCGCCCGGATCGCACCGACGCATAGGCAGGCCTTGCTGCTGACGACGGTCGAGGATTTCTCGCGCGACGATACCGCCAGCATCCTGGGCGTCTCGCCCGTCGACGTGGACGTGCTCGTCGACCAGGCGATCGCAGAGATCGATGCCGAAAGCGCCACCGAAGTGCTGATCATCGAGGATGAGCCGCTCATCTCGATGCAGCTCGAAGGTCTCGTGTCGGAACTGGGCCACAAGGTCGTTGGCACGGCCGCCACCCATTCCCAGGCGGTCGAGATCTTCGAACGTCACCCGGCCGGCCTCGTCCTGGCGGACATCCAGCTCGCGGACGGCAGCTCGGGCATCGATGCGGTCGAGGATCTGCTCAAGTTCGCCGACGTGCCGGTGATATTCATCACCGCCTATCCCGAGCGCCTGCTGACCGGCGAAAGGCCCGAGCCGACCTATCTGGTCACCAAGCCGTTTCAGGAAGCCACCGTACGCGCTGCGATCAGCCAGGCTCTCTTTTTCGGGTCTAGCAAGCCGCTGGCCTGA
- a CDS encoding sigma-70 family RNA polymerase sigma factor: MSEAAQAGSAPEQETATALNDRDFKRALAEVAPHLRAFGRGLCGCRDRADDLAQEAMLRAWAARDRYAAGTNFKAWIFTILRNHFYSEARRARFHGDYDEVAAERILRAPATQESSVELGDVLRALTAIPESYREALILVAAGNLSYEEIAGICDIALGTVKSRICRARAMLANVIESGQLPDARHDFVLKGDAIDAFFEELVKIANADDVESLAA; the protein is encoded by the coding sequence ATGTCAGAAGCAGCCCAAGCAGGGAGCGCTCCCGAGCAAGAGACTGCCACGGCACTCAACGACCGTGATTTCAAACGTGCCCTGGCCGAAGTCGCCCCGCACCTGCGTGCCTTCGGGCGCGGTCTGTGCGGATGCCGCGACCGGGCTGACGATCTGGCGCAGGAAGCGATGCTGCGGGCATGGGCGGCCCGCGACCGCTATGCGGCAGGCACCAATTTCAAGGCATGGATCTTCACGATCCTGCGCAACCACTTCTACAGCGAAGCGCGTCGCGCCCGCTTCCATGGCGACTATGACGAAGTGGCGGCCGAGCGCATCCTTCGCGCACCAGCCACGCAGGAAAGCTCCGTCGAGCTGGGCGATGTCCTGCGCGCCCTTACCGCCATTCCCGAATCTTATCGCGAAGCGCTGATCCTGGTTGCTGCCGGCAACCTGTCCTATGAGGAAATCGCCGGGATCTGCGATATCGCCCTGGGGACGGTGAAGAGCCGCATCTGCCGCGCGCGCGCCATGCTCGCCAATGTCATCGAATCCGGCCAGCTTCCGGACGCGCGCCACGATTTCGTTCTGAAGGGCGATGCCATCGACGCGTTCTTCGAAGAGCTGGTCAAGATTGCGAATGCGGATGACGTTGAAAGTCTTGCCGCCTGA
- a CDS encoding response regulator, which produces MTLKVLPPEEESLTVGASLPDSAKVLIVEDEFLLALQLEDILADGGYAVLGTVPDTASLAKLGEAPDIALVDLNLRDGLTGPAIARELAGRYGARVIYVTANPAQIDMPADTAVGIVQKPFSRQSILAAITYALAGCPEAGRPRELEPLRQV; this is translated from the coding sequence ATGACGTTGAAAGTCTTGCCGCCTGAAGAGGAAAGCCTAACCGTGGGCGCAAGTTTACCAGATTCTGCCAAGGTCCTGATCGTCGAGGATGAATTCCTGCTCGCTTTGCAGTTGGAAGACATTCTCGCCGATGGTGGCTACGCGGTTCTCGGAACAGTTCCCGATACGGCATCGCTTGCCAAGCTGGGTGAGGCCCCCGACATTGCGCTGGTAGACCTGAACCTGCGTGACGGACTGACCGGCCCGGCAATCGCCCGCGAGCTTGCCGGACGTTATGGCGCCCGCGTTATCTACGTTACGGCCAATCCGGCGCAGATCGACATGCCGGCCGATACGGCCGTGGGGATCGTCCAGAAGCCTTTTTCGCGCCAGAGCATATTGGCAGCGATCACCTATGCGCTGGCTGGATGCCCGGAGGCCGGGCGACCGCGCGAACTCGAACCCCTGCGACAGGTCTGA
- a CDS encoding pyridoxamine 5'-phosphate oxidase family protein produces MEKQMDREIRKTFWNAFHSSPVVMMRLNETAGHAEPMTAQLDKEAHHAIWFFAKRGNRIARGGKAMGQVATLRHDVFASLSGLLVEETDPAVRTKHWSHATEAWFPNGKDDPNVIMLRFDIDDAEVWTAHIGVKGAFNLLTGRPIDPSQAGDHVLGAV; encoded by the coding sequence ATGGAAAAGCAGATGGATCGGGAAATCCGCAAGACGTTCTGGAACGCCTTCCATTCCAGCCCCGTAGTCATGATGCGTCTGAACGAGACCGCCGGTCACGCCGAGCCGATGACGGCGCAGCTGGACAAGGAAGCGCATCACGCAATCTGGTTCTTCGCCAAGCGCGGAAATCGCATCGCCCGGGGCGGCAAGGCCATGGGCCAGGTCGCCACGCTGCGGCACGATGTCTTCGCTTCGCTTTCCGGCCTGCTGGTAGAGGAAACCGACCCCGCCGTGCGCACCAAGCATTGGAGCCACGCGACCGAAGCCTGGTTTCCCAACGGCAAGGACGACCCCAACGTCATCATGCTGCGGTTCGATATCGACGACGCGGAAGTCTGGACGGCGCATATCGGCGTCAAGGGGGCATTCAATCTGCTCACCGGTCGCCCCATCGATCCCTCGCAGGCCGGCGATCACGTGCTTGGCGCGGTCTGA
- a CDS encoding hemerythrin domain-containing protein, with protein sequence MADARIFQDLKADHDRHRKMLEQLGETQGDSNERRALFEELRLELQAHAAAEEESLYATMLADPDLRDEARHSVSEHKEIDDFLAELMDTDMSSGAWLTKFKDMRHRYLHHIDEEEEDMFPAAAKDLPAEEERKIAAIFEKRKPKELEMAAKDGPGDERE encoded by the coding sequence ATGGCAGACGCACGCATATTCCAGGACCTCAAGGCAGACCACGACCGTCATCGCAAGATGCTCGAGCAACTGGGCGAGACGCAGGGCGATTCCAACGAACGCCGCGCGCTGTTCGAGGAGCTGCGCCTGGAACTGCAGGCCCATGCCGCCGCCGAAGAAGAATCGCTTTACGCCACGATGCTGGCCGATCCCGATTTGCGCGACGAAGCCCGTCACTCGGTTTCCGAGCACAAGGAAATCGATGACTTCCTTGCCGAACTGATGGACACCGACATGAGCTCGGGCGCCTGGCTCACCAAGTTCAAGGACATGCGCCACCGCTACCTCCACCACATCGACGAGGAGGAGGAAGACATGTTCCCTGCGGCCGCCAAGGACCTGCCTGCAGAGGAAGAAAGGAAGATCGCCGCCATCTTCGAGAAGCGCAAGCCGAAGGAACTGGAAATGGCCGCCAAGGACGGACCCGGCGACGAACGCGAATAG
- a CDS encoding HWE histidine kinase domain-containing protein, producing the protein MADDTHQVDLTTCDLEPIHVIGRIQSFGWLLSFSSDWIINHASLNCEELFGKHPRDLVGLMAKDFLSGSALHDIRTRLQILNGANSVERIFEVDLLGDGRLFDTAIHQSGRSYILEIEPHEGGRRRDYVSYVRPMIDRLRDSTTIEQLCASAARHLRGLTGFDRVMVYRFEGDGAGEVVAESLNGMVDSFKGLHFPASDIPAQARRLYARNMLRIISNVDDPTVPIHPTCGPNGDPLDLSMSGLRAVSPIHIEYLRNMGVKASMSVSIMRRGKLWGLIACHHYSPLVLSYSVRTASELFGEFFAYLLDQKETDFTLEKRADSMRLHDEIMSRVAGGGTLLEAFGEFTESIGRVIDFDGVIGYVDGQFIAYGDAPDKEQFIELARFLNTTGASTVWSTDNIAAIFEPAREWADKAAGLLTLPVSRTPRDYIVLFRKEQLRQVNWAGNPEKAVELGPNGVRLTPRKSFEIWKEERRGYSRPWTSEESSAAESLRITLLEVVLRLADAANVERKQASQQQDMLIAELNHRVRNILNLIRGLVSQSKEGARSIDEFAEIVGSRIHALARAHDQVTMTDWSPSSIYELIRTETAAYASNSANRVVIDGPDALIAPGAFTTLALVVHELMTNSCKYGALSDSSSTVNIMLSHGDDGSLEINWRESGGPPVAEPTRRGFGSTIIERTIPHELGGSASLVYPKDGLRAMFLIPSDHVSSFATPSAAPREIQGEPPSATDMAGHLMSGTALIVEDNVIIAMEAEDVLRSFGFTDCRIAGSVSAALETIEDMKIAFAMLDINLGKDTSEPIAEALQERSVPFIFASGYGERSLQAGAFKGVPVVTKPYGEREVRSAIARLLQGRTASKEEAGRN; encoded by the coding sequence ATGGCTGACGACACACATCAGGTGGACCTTACCACCTGTGACCTGGAACCCATTCACGTAATCGGCCGGATACAGAGCTTCGGTTGGCTCCTGTCGTTCTCCAGCGACTGGATCATCAACCATGCCTCGCTCAATTGCGAAGAGCTTTTCGGAAAACACCCACGCGATCTGGTCGGCCTCATGGCCAAGGACTTCCTGTCAGGCAGCGCCCTGCACGACATCCGCACGCGCCTGCAGATCCTGAACGGCGCCAACTCGGTGGAGCGCATCTTCGAAGTCGACCTGCTGGGCGACGGTCGGCTGTTCGATACCGCCATCCATCAGTCGGGCCGTTCCTACATTCTCGAAATCGAGCCGCATGAGGGCGGCCGTCGCCGCGACTACGTCAGTTACGTGCGCCCGATGATCGATCGCCTGCGCGATTCCACCACGATCGAGCAGCTTTGCGCCAGCGCCGCGCGGCACTTGCGCGGATTGACCGGCTTCGACCGCGTCATGGTCTATCGCTTCGAGGGCGACGGTGCCGGCGAAGTGGTGGCAGAAAGCCTCAACGGCATGGTCGACAGCTTCAAGGGACTGCACTTCCCCGCTTCGGACATTCCTGCCCAGGCACGGCGCCTCTACGCGCGCAACATGCTGCGCATCATCAGCAATGTCGACGATCCGACGGTGCCGATCCATCCCACCTGCGGTCCCAACGGCGATCCGCTGGACCTTTCGATGTCGGGTCTGCGCGCCGTATCGCCCATTCATATCGAATACTTGCGCAACATGGGCGTCAAGGCGTCCATGTCGGTGTCGATCATGCGCCGGGGCAAGTTGTGGGGCCTGATCGCCTGCCACCACTACTCGCCCCTGGTGCTGTCGTATTCGGTACGCACCGCGAGCGAGCTCTTCGGTGAATTCTTCGCCTATCTGCTCGACCAGAAGGAAACCGACTTCACACTGGAAAAGCGCGCCGATTCGATGCGTCTGCATGATGAGATCATGTCGCGCGTGGCTGGCGGCGGGACCCTGCTCGAAGCCTTCGGCGAATTCACCGAATCGATCGGGCGCGTGATCGATTTCGACGGCGTCATCGGCTACGTCGACGGCCAGTTCATTGCCTACGGCGATGCGCCCGACAAGGAACAGTTCATCGAACTGGCCCGCTTCCTCAACACAACCGGTGCGAGCACGGTCTGGTCGACCGACAACATTGCCGCGATCTTCGAACCCGCCCGCGAATGGGCTGACAAGGCCGCAGGTCTTCTGACGCTTCCGGTATCGCGCACCCCGCGCGACTACATCGTGCTGTTTCGCAAGGAACAGCTGAGGCAGGTCAACTGGGCTGGCAATCCCGAAAAGGCGGTCGAGCTCGGCCCCAATGGCGTGCGCCTGACCCCGCGCAAGAGCTTCGAGATCTGGAAGGAGGAACGTCGCGGCTATTCGCGCCCCTGGACCTCGGAGGAGAGTTCTGCCGCGGAATCGCTGCGCATCACCCTGCTTGAGGTCGTCCTGCGCCTCGCCGATGCCGCCAACGTCGAGCGCAAGCAGGCAAGCCAGCAGCAGGACATGCTGATCGCCGAACTCAACCACCGCGTGCGCAACATCCTCAACCTGATCCGTGGCCTCGTCTCGCAGAGCAAGGAAGGGGCGCGCTCGATCGACGAGTTCGCCGAGATAGTCGGCAGCCGCATTCATGCCCTCGCCCGCGCGCACGACCAGGTGACGATGACCGACTGGTCGCCGTCTTCCATTTACGAACTGATCCGCACCGAGACCGCCGCCTATGCTTCCAACAGCGCCAATCGGGTCGTCATCGACGGCCCCGATGCACTGATCGCTCCCGGCGCCTTCACCACGCTTGCCCTGGTCGTGCACGAACTGATGACCAATTCGTGCAAGTACGGTGCACTGTCGGATTCGTCGAGCACGGTGAACATCATGCTCAGCCATGGCGACGACGGTTCGCTGGAGATCAACTGGCGCGAAAGCGGCGGCCCGCCCGTAGCCGAGCCGACAAGGCGCGGTTTCGGCTCGACGATCATCGAGCGCACCATTCCGCACGAGCTGGGGGGCTCGGCATCGTTGGTCTATCCCAAGGATGGCCTGCGCGCGATGTTCCTGATCCCATCCGATCACGTTTCGAGTTTCGCTACACCTTCGGCCGCGCCGCGAGAAATACAAGGAGAGCCGCCTTCGGCGACCGACATGGCAGGACATCTCATGAGCGGCACCGCGCTAATCGTCGAAGACAACGTCATCATCGCCATGGAGGCCGAGGACGTGTTGCGCTCCTTCGGCTTTACCGACTGCCGCATCGCGGGTTCGGTGTCGGCTGCGCTCGAGACGATCGAGGACATGAAGATCGCTTTCGCCATGCTCGATATCAACCTGGGCAAGGACACCAGCGAGCCCATCGCCGAAGCGCTGCAGGAACGCAGCGTGCCCTTTATCTTCGCGTCCGGCTACGGCGAACGCTCGCTGCAGGCCGGCGCGTTCAAGGGGGTCCCGGTAGTCACCAAGCCTTATGGCGAACGCGAAGTCCGCTCCGCGATCGCCAGGCTCCTGCAGGGTCGCACGGCCAGCAAGGAAGAGGCCGGTAGGAACTGA
- a CDS encoding biliverdin-producing heme oxygenase, translated as MNTKGCAMFPRQACGSEQTGQQDAVRELRRNISQIYEFNHTDGVPPVSANVFAPKVESTMCAAMNNAEAPDMLAELRAATAQAHARLDGAFGALDLSERDGLARFLSAHAIGLGPLFPVFRNFVESELGMNCPDYPAMLSEDLRSLGNDPDDLPQLAVDPALQAPSAPVGVGYVVAGSRLGMAVLRKQGYWGEQSTSATPGRYMEDESGHAVWKTLMPWLKGRTFDQGEREAVTAAALAAFSSFASAFAVSAGRKNTIETGADG; from the coding sequence GTGAACACCAAGGGCTGCGCAATGTTCCCGCGGCAAGCGTGCGGTAGTGAACAGACGGGGCAGCAAGATGCTGTTAGAGAGTTACGCAGGAACATTTCGCAGATTTACGAATTCAACCACACCGATGGGGTGCCCCCTGTCTCTGCAAATGTCTTCGCCCCGAAAGTCGAGTCCACTATGTGCGCCGCTATGAATAATGCTGAAGCACCTGATATGCTGGCGGAATTACGCGCAGCAACTGCGCAGGCTCATGCCCGACTGGACGGTGCATTCGGCGCGCTGGACCTTTCCGAGAGGGACGGTCTGGCCCGGTTTCTCAGCGCCCATGCGATCGGCCTGGGGCCCCTTTTCCCCGTCTTCCGCAACTTCGTCGAGAGCGAACTTGGCATGAATTGCCCGGATTACCCGGCGATGCTGAGCGAAGACCTCAGATCCCTGGGCAACGATCCGGACGACCTGCCGCAGCTGGCGGTCGATCCGGCGCTTCAGGCACCGTCTGCGCCAGTCGGCGTGGGCTATGTCGTTGCCGGCTCCCGGCTCGGCATGGCGGTTCTTCGCAAGCAGGGTTACTGGGGCGAGCAATCCACTTCGGCCACTCCAGGCAGATACATGGAAGACGAAAGTGGTCATGCCGTCTGGAAGACACTGATGCCCTGGCTCAAGGGCCGGACATTCGATCAAGGTGAACGCGAGGCCGTCACGGCCGCCGCGTTGGCCGCTTTTTCATCATTCGCCAGCGCGTTCGCCGTCAGTGCAGGCCGAAAGAACACAATAGAAACGGGGGCTGATGGCTGA
- a CDS encoding Crp/Fnr family transcriptional regulator — translation MTATITHGGSSLLSALRPEDRDLLDSRLEECSFSSGHVIYDPGDNVEFCYFPLGSALCSYFVELDCGVAVETVLIGREGALGGVVSAGSLPSYARANVLHGGRFLRIDLRDLERLKRESYAIAHLFARYADCLMAQVFQSIACNAVHTIEHRAAKWLSAAVERTGSHDVTMTQEQLASMMGIGRSYASRVLQRFKRDGMLRTRRGGIEVLDPEALASRACTCNKQVAGHFDKVLAGVYPAQ, via the coding sequence ATGACGGCTACAATCACACATGGGGGCAGTAGTCTGCTTTCGGCCCTGCGGCCCGAGGATCGCGACTTACTCGATTCCCGCCTGGAAGAGTGCAGTTTCAGCTCCGGGCACGTGATCTACGATCCGGGCGATAACGTCGAATTTTGCTATTTTCCTCTGGGCTCAGCGCTGTGTTCCTATTTCGTCGAGCTGGACTGCGGCGTTGCGGTGGAAACCGTGCTGATCGGCCGCGAAGGGGCGCTGGGCGGAGTCGTCAGTGCAGGCAGCCTGCCTTCCTATGCCCGTGCCAATGTCCTGCACGGCGGGCGCTTCCTGCGAATCGACTTGCGCGACCTCGAACGTCTCAAGCGGGAATCCTATGCGATTGCGCATCTCTTCGCCCGCTATGCCGATTGCCTGATGGCGCAGGTGTTCCAGTCGATCGCCTGCAACGCTGTCCACACCATCGAGCATCGCGCTGCGAAATGGCTCTCGGCGGCGGTGGAACGGACTGGCAGCCATGATGTGACGATGACGCAGGAACAACTCGCCTCGATGATGGGAATTGGCCGCAGCTATGCGAGCCGGGTCCTGCAGCGCTTCAAGCGCGACGGCATGCTGCGCACCCGACGCGGTGGGATAGAGGTGCTCGACCCCGAAGCGCTCGCCTCACGCGCGTGCACCTGCAACAAACAGGTGGCCGGCCATTTCGACAAGGTTCTCGCCGGCGTCTATCCCGCACAATGA
- a CDS encoding putative quinol monooxygenase, producing MRIIVAGWLRFGGGDVCAQVVRGGAHLIAQSREEQGCVAYNWSVDPLEEGLMHVYEEWESERDLLRHFRHSSYLEMRGHLESFQLSAFDIKLYSVAGTEPVYTDTGEPRSTLFGVSLD from the coding sequence ATGCGTATCATCGTGGCCGGATGGCTTCGCTTCGGTGGCGGCGACGTCTGCGCGCAGGTCGTGCGCGGCGGGGCGCATCTCATTGCCCAGAGCCGCGAAGAGCAAGGCTGTGTCGCCTACAACTGGTCGGTCGATCCACTCGAGGAAGGGCTGATGCACGTCTACGAGGAGTGGGAGAGCGAACGCGATCTCCTGCGACACTTCAGGCACAGCTCCTATCTCGAAATGCGCGGACACCTGGAATCGTTTCAGCTGAGCGCCTTCGACATCAAGCTCTACTCGGTGGCCGGCACCGAGCCGGTCTATACCGATACCGGTGAGCCGCGCTCGACCCTGTTCGGCGTGAGCCTCGACTGA
- a CDS encoding SDR family NAD(P)-dependent oxidoreductase: MGRLQDKVALVTGGASGIGEAMVRRFVAEGARVWLADLDEKEGERIAGEAGATFVRLDVASEAGWAEVMGRVLGRDGRLEVLCNNAGIVLNKPIDQTDLAGWERIMAVNVTGPMLGCRAAIAAMRDLPEGRCGSIVNTASTTSLLGLAFDSAYTTSKHAVVGLTRSIAAWCAQEKLPIRCNTLHPGTTLTAILSGHIAAAPELKDVFDAMSPLGRMADPAEIANLALFLASDEGSYCTGGMFVADGGLTATHPAM, from the coding sequence ATGGGCCGGCTGCAGGACAAGGTGGCGCTGGTCACCGGGGGTGCGTCGGGCATCGGTGAAGCCATGGTCCGGCGGTTCGTTGCCGAAGGCGCCAGGGTCTGGCTCGCGGATCTCGACGAGAAGGAGGGCGAGCGCATTGCAGGCGAAGCCGGCGCCACCTTCGTGCGCCTCGATGTGGCCAGCGAGGCGGGCTGGGCCGAAGTCATGGGCCGGGTCCTTGGCCGCGATGGCCGCCTTGAAGTGCTGTGCAACAATGCCGGGATCGTCCTCAACAAGCCGATCGACCAAACCGACCTGGCAGGGTGGGAAAGGATCATGGCGGTCAATGTCACCGGGCCGATGCTGGGTTGCCGTGCCGCGATTGCGGCCATGCGCGACCTGCCAGAAGGGCGTTGCGGATCGATCGTCAACACGGCCTCGACCACCTCGCTGCTCGGCCTTGCCTTCGATTCCGCCTATACGACGTCGAAACATGCCGTGGTCGGCCTTACCCGCTCGATCGCGGCCTGGTGCGCGCAGGAGAAGCTGCCGATCCGCTGCAATACGCTCCACCCGGGAACGACGCTCACCGCAATCCTTTCCGGACACATCGCCGCTGCGCCCGAACTCAAGGACGTGTTCGACGCAATGTCGCCGTTGGGACGCATGGCCGACCCGGCCGAGATCGCGAACCTCGCGCTGTTTCTGGCATCCGACGAAGGCAGCTATTGCACGGGCGGCATGTTTGTCGCCGACGGCGGCCTCACCGCCACGCACCCGGCGATGTAA
- a CDS encoding ThuA domain-containing protein yields the protein MPTIRYSAPLQVLVAVRGHPFDRTAFDAIFQDMEGIAATMVDQPAASQLMNPQGLAPYDALVLYDMPGLDFDAPHEPPALIDPGHAFREGFRALLEEGKGIVALHHALAGWPAFPDYAEALGGTFLYRSREVRGQLRPDSGYRHGVEYTAQVTATAHPVMAGIPASFAMKDELYLAEIFTDSVTPLLRADHRFDRDGFHSATAAMEGRMFDNQGWEHEPGSDLIGWTLKSGNSPVVYLQPGDDRTTYDNPVYRRLVENAIRWVASPEARD from the coding sequence ATGCCGACGATCCGCTATTCCGCGCCGCTGCAGGTCCTCGTGGCAGTGCGCGGGCATCCCTTCGACCGCACAGCGTTCGATGCGATCTTCCAGGACATGGAAGGAATTGCGGCAACCATGGTCGATCAACCCGCTGCCTCGCAGCTCATGAACCCGCAGGGGTTGGCGCCTTACGATGCCCTGGTCCTCTACGACATGCCGGGCCTCGACTTCGACGCGCCGCACGAGCCGCCTGCCCTCATCGACCCCGGACACGCTTTCCGGGAGGGCTTTCGCGCCCTGCTCGAAGAGGGCAAAGGCATCGTCGCGCTGCACCATGCATTGGCCGGATGGCCCGCCTTTCCCGACTATGCCGAAGCGCTGGGCGGCACTTTTCTATATCGCTCGCGCGAGGTTCGCGGGCAGCTTCGTCCCGATTCCGGCTATCGGCACGGCGTGGAGTACACGGCGCAAGTCACCGCCACCGCGCATCCGGTGATGGCTGGCATTCCCGCCAGCTTCGCAATGAAGGACGAACTCTACCTTGCCGAAATTTTCACCGATTCCGTGACCCCGCTGCTGCGCGCCGATCACCGCTTCGATCGCGACGGCTTCCACTCGGCAACCGCCGCGATGGAAGGGCGCATGTTCGACAATCAGGGCTGGGAACATGAGCCGGGCAGCGACCTCATCGGCTGGACGCTGAAGTCGGGAAACAGCCCGGTGGTCTACCTCCAGCCGGGCGACGACCGGACGACTTACGACAACCCGGTCTATCGCCGACTGGTGGAAAACGCGATCCGCTGGGTCGCCTCGCCCGAGGCACGGGACTGA
- a CDS encoding efflux transporter outer membrane subunit, with protein sequence MNRATRSLWLCSALALAGCNMAPKYVRPDLPVPADSPSGAAYDNAALQGSAQDLASTAWEDFFTDERLREVIRTALASNRDLRVSLANVEQARALYKVQRADLLPGVAASGSATYQKLPFAAAGQVNGGGAGRMDNYSASLGVSAWELDLFGRVRNLTKAAQEDFFAAQANRDAAQVALVAEVASAWLTLAADSESLAFSTRTAQAYDETVALTEARFKAGVASQLEVSQARTSRDQARSDIAALTTQVAQDRNALELLAGTSLDPATLPAALPGNGATIGQLPANVPSTVLLQRPDIAAAEHQLIGANADIGAARAAFFPQISLTAALGTMSLGLSNLFKSGSETWSVAPSASLPIFDFGKRAGNLRYAKATRDAMVAQYEKSVQTAFREVADALARRGTIDEQLDAQVSLRDNAQVANRLSQARFSKGVDNFLTTLDSQRSYYAAEQSLIATRLVRGANAIELYRALGGGLK encoded by the coding sequence ATGAACCGCGCAACCCGATCGCTCTGGCTTTGCAGCGCCCTGGCTCTCGCCGGGTGCAACATGGCCCCCAAGTACGTGCGCCCGGACCTGCCGGTTCCGGCGGACAGCCCCTCCGGCGCTGCTTACGATAACGCCGCATTGCAGGGCTCTGCGCAGGATCTGGCAAGCACCGCCTGGGAAGACTTCTTTACCGACGAACGGCTGCGTGAAGTGATCCGCACGGCGCTGGCCAGCAATCGCGACTTGCGCGTATCGCTGGCCAATGTCGAGCAGGCCCGAGCGCTCTACAAGGTCCAGCGCGCCGACCTTCTGCCCGGCGTTGCCGCCAGCGGCAGCGCGACCTACCAGAAGCTACCCTTTGCTGCGGCGGGCCAGGTCAATGGCGGCGGTGCGGGGCGAATGGACAACTACTCGGCTTCGCTTGGCGTTTCCGCTTGGGAGCTGGACCTCTTCGGCAGGGTACGCAATCTGACGAAGGCCGCGCAGGAAGACTTCTTCGCCGCGCAGGCGAACCGCGATGCGGCGCAAGTCGCGCTCGTCGCCGAAGTCGCTTCGGCCTGGCTAACGCTTGCGGCAGATAGCGAGAGCCTCGCCTTCTCAACCAGAACCGCGCAGGCTTATGACGAAACCGTCGCGCTGACCGAAGCGCGCTTCAAGGCGGGCGTCGCATCGCAGCTCGAAGTGAGCCAGGCCCGCACGAGCCGCGATCAGGCGCGTTCGGACATCGCCGCGCTGACGACGCAGGTTGCGCAGGACCGCAATGCGCTGGAACTGCTTGCCGGGACGAGCCTCGACCCGGCCACGCTGCCCGCCGCCCTGCCTGGAAATGGTGCGACCATCGGCCAACTGCCCGCCAATGTGCCTTCCACCGTCCTGCTGCAACGCCCCGACATTGCCGCTGCCGAACACCAGCTGATCGGTGCCAATGCCGACATCGGCGCGGCGCGCGCGGCCTTCTTCCCGCAGATCTCGCTCACGGCCGCCCTGGGAACGATGAGCCTCGGGCTGTCGAACCTGTTCAAGTCCGGCAGCGAGACCTGGTCGGTCGCACCCTCCGCAAGTCTTCCAATCTTCGATTTCGGCAAGAGGGCCGGCAACCTGCGCTATGCCAAGGCCACCCGCGATGCGATGGTCGCCCAGTACGAGAAGAGCGTGCAGACCGCGTTTCGCGAAGTCGCCGACGCACTCGCGCGGCGAGGCACCATCGACGAGCAGCTCGATGCGCAGGTTTCACTGCGCGACAATGCGCAAGTCGCCAACCGACTGTCGCAGGCGCGTTTCAGCAAGGGGGTGGATAATTTCCTGACCACTCTCGATTCGCAGCGCAGCTACTACGCGGCCGAGCAGTCCCTGATAGCCACGCGATTAGTGCGCGGCGCGAATGCCATAGAGCTTTACCGCGCTCTTGGCGGAGGCCTCAAATAA